Genomic segment of Triticum aestivum cultivar Chinese Spring chromosome 6A, IWGSC CS RefSeq v2.1, whole genome shotgun sequence:
CAATTGGGTGGTGGTTCTTCCTCATCGGCGCTTATGGTGGAGATTTGGCGCCTGCCATGGTCTCCGTCCTCGTTTGTAGGACTGGGCAGTGGCGTACGGCTGCGGGCCTTTGCCTCACCGATGATCTTTTCTGGCCGAAAGGCGGCCATGGCCCCCCATGGAGCGATGCCTGGGGCCTGGTGTTCTTCGGCGACAACTCAAGTTATTCCTCCCGGCATCGATGCCTATAGGGAGGCAGTGCAGTTCCTGTTTGGAGCCCATCCCACCTTTTTTTGGCTTCTCGTGGAGCTGATAATGGCGTGGTTGCGGTCCGGCAGTCCCAAGTGGTGTTGTCCCCGGCGGCGGCCGGAATGTATCCCGGCGAAAGCTGCATTTTCGACCTGATTGCTTTCTTAGATCTCGGTCAGGGGTCCTTCCTGCAATTTACAAGGACTATGTTGTGATTTCCTCTCTTTTGAGTCCTCTTATGAGCTATATACTGGCACCACTGTATGTTTAATGCAAGCTCTCTAGGTCCTTCGGACCCATCTTTTGTTAAAAAAAAAGATTCTTAACTTGTGCACATAATATGTGTGGGCTATTGAACCTAACGAGGGTCCCATTTTCCATATAAATTTCTCCTCTCCTCGAGAATCACACCACCTTGCCCTATGTTACGTGCAACCTCACCCACCCTCGGTCAACCtctttcccgccaaccccttctcATTATGGCCCCCCTAACTCCCCATCGCCGCTCAAAACATTATATATACCCGCCTTACTTCACGGGCCCCATATTAACACACACGAATCCGCCATCACCCCCACCCCCACCTCGTATCCATATCACTCTACTCATTCTTCTCCGGGGTGGCGTGTCGGGTAGCTCAAACCATCAGATGGCCCTTCCTTCCACGCCCATCATCAACGGTGTAGCCTCGCTCCTTCATTTCGCCACCACTCTAATCAGttaggagagggagagagaaaggaaAAGGAAACGATCCCGAACAACCCTAACCTATAATCTCCCGGAGAGAAAGCACCGCCAGAAAACAAAAACAGCGTATCAGCCCCGCCATTAGAGTCAGAGCAAACAACATCCATGGCCGAAAGACATACAAGGGCTCTATCATAAACCTAATTTCCATATAAACTCAGGTAGTAGTAGTATAAGGTTATGCATAAAAGACCTATTTTTCTCCTCAAGAGAATGCCATTCCCTAGACTGTTCTAGAATCTACAAGGAGCGGCGCCCAAGGCAAGGCAAAAGGCAGAGACCACCGCAAGGACGAGTCTTCACACTCGTCGCCGCAGTCAAAACAAAATCCATCGGGCTTTCTCCCCTCCCCCTGAATCCCACCGCcgtgccctagcgccgccgccgtgccgcctccgcctcgcccttcgacccctcctcctcccaccccgccgcccacGCCGTCCCCGCTCGGCCCCGTCGCGCCCGCCCCTCCTGCCGTGCTGCGCCGACCCCCCTCCCCGGCCGTCCGCGATCTTGGCCGACGGTTTCCGAGGTACGCGCGCCCTGCCCTGCCACCCACCCACCCATGGTCGAACCCTAGACGGACTTCATCCGGCGGCACGCCGCCTAGATCCGCCGCCAGCCGGCGCCCCGAAATGCCGGCGGCGGTTCCTCCGGGGCCCCGCCGGAGCAAAAGGCCCGATTTTTCCCTCGGTGGTTCCTCCGCGGGGATCTTGTGCCGGGGGCGGAGTCGGTAACCCTAGGGAGAGCTCCGAGGAGGGCGAGAGGCGCCCCCCGCCTTGCCAGTTTACATGCCCTGTACTTTGTATGGCGCCTGAGTGATCCTTAATCGGTTTTCTGTGTGTGGCTGCAGGGATGGCTGACGACGGTGCCAGTGGTGCCGGGAGTTCGACGGCGAGGGATGGCGCAGATGGCCCGGAATCCGCCACCATCGAGATCAACATCAAGACCCTCGAGTCGCAAGTGCACAAGCTCCGCGTCGACAAGAATGTAATTATGCCCTGGCTTTTCTAGTTTGGTTCCGCCGTGCCCGTCTGTTGGCTGCTGAACTACCTGCAAGTGCTAACAATGCTATTGTTCTGTTTAGGCTCAACTCCCTGTTAATTGTCAATCCCTGTATTTAGAGCCGGAATAGCGCATATTATTGTGTGCAGTGTTTTCTGTTGAACTAATTGCCAATATTTTTTCTCAGGAGACTGTTCTGAACCTAAAGGAGAAGATAGTAGATGTCGCCATGATTCCTGTGGAGCAGCAGCGGCTGATTTTTAGAGGAAGAGTCTTAAAGGATGATCATCTCTTGTCGGAATACCGTATCCTTTTGTTTGTTCGTTTCCTGTCAAGGCTACAAAGTTTAATTATTGAACCATCTGTATCTCCACATCAGTTATTACCTTGATGAGTCATACCGAAGTTTTTGTCGTATTGAAGTTGCCTAGAAATACGAACCAGAACTTCAAATCATTGTAAGCTTTTGGTATGCATTTATTTATTAAGTCGAGTTGTTCACTAGTAACCGCCGGAACTGTAGATTTTACTGAAGATTACGTGCAATAATAGGAGGTTGTCGTTAGTTGTTGGTTTCTGTCATTCACAGCATGATTACGTGCAATATTCGTATACCTGTTCATCTGACACTTTAATGGATGCTTTTTAAGTTGTTCTCCTGCCACATTTATCCATGGATTGTATTGATTGCTCTCTGGTCACAACTCTTGTCATATATATGTATCCTTGACAATCTAAAGATTTGGAAGATGGATATACATTGCATTTGGTGGCTCGGCGCACGGCTGAGGGCCAGCATTCATCTGAGACTCCTGAAGCAAACCCCAATGCTAATGGCAAGTCAGATATGTCATTGCTCTGATACCTACATCATCAATCCTGAGCACAACAAATATTTTGATATGCTGTCATGATTTAGTATACATACATGGTGCGCCTTACCCTGCGTCAGCATTATGGGAGCTCAAATTAAGTCTGCATCCACCTCCCAAATGTCATGTTCTCCATTTGCACACAAACTGCAGTATATGCAATGCACATTCCATAATGAATGTTGTTTAACACAAGGAGGATTAAAATAGTTCTAGCTAGCTGTGGATGTAAAGAGCCAGTGGAGTTTTCAGGCTATTTAAACTGAAAGAGGTCTTGATTAATCCTCTGGTATATTTGTTGCTTTAGTCTATGCAGAGGCACTGTTGACTAGTCAGGGTTATATGCTTGTGCAGATTGTTTCTGCTATCTGATTATATTTTCTGTACCTTTGCTCATTTTAGATGTAATTGGTTGTTCCTGAATTCAATTCATTTGTCATGATCTTTAGTATAGTATGTTTGGAAGACAGTATACTGTGACTTGGCCTTATGAACCTTTTACATTTTTGTCGTGGTTGCAGTTAATAATGCTGGAAATGGAGCAATACTGGGAGATTACATGTCCAGGGTATGCATCTACCATTTTTGTAATGGTTAACATTGATTATATTAACTTATTTATTTGAAAAGTTGCCGCTCTGCCTACCATTTAGCAATGGTTGAACATCGATTATAATTCTTAAATAGTTGTTATTTATTCTCTTCTAGGAAACTATAGATGTTATGGTTTCCGAGGGGGTGATAAATGACATTCCTGCGGTATATGCTTTGCTCTAGCATTCTGTATAATTTTCTGTcagatgatcgcttgcttcacTTGCCCATTGGTATAATTCCTCCCTTCTGTTATGTTCAGACTGTTCGGGATATTCTTGGTAACTTTCTTGGGATGCCTGGTGGTGTGGCAAATGCTACGTTCTCGGTAATGAGGTTTCCTCAATAGGCCTATCTAGGGTTGCTGATATATACATTAATGTTTAACTTCTCTGTGGTTGCTTAATTAGGTGCCATTAAACCAGCCCCCACCAGATGGGGCCAATAATGGAAGAGCTCAGCCAGGCCAGGCACCACCTGGGTTCTCAATTctcaatcatcaaattcatgtgTCACAGCTTCCACCTTCCGGCGCTATTCCTCGCAACATGGTTAATATACTGTTATCATTTTCTTCCTCATCTTTTGCCATCTGTATTTCATTCATCTAACTTTAACATTGATCATAGGTTATTCCTGATTCCATGACGACCCTTTTGGAGTATATCAATCGCATGGACCAAGTATTGCAGAACAATGGTATGGTAATTCTTTTTGCAGCTGGTTTATTTGTTGTTTGTCAATAGCACTAATATCTATGCAATTCTTTTTTGATATATGAAAATGAAGGTGTTCCACCATCCATGGACTCCAATGCTCAGGAACCACCAACACCAGCGACAGATGATGCTTACTTGAACCAAAGCTTTCCAAGTCCTGAGGTGCTGGCTTCAGTTGTTGAAAGGGCCCAACAACTTCTTGGCGGCAGTGCTTCTTCCGCGCTTTCTGTATGTTACTTTTCCCTCTTGTAGTTTGTATTCTGCGCTTCTGACCTTTGCAATGGATGACCTTTGACAGAGATACTATATTTCCTAACTATTTTCCCTTCTATTGTAGTCTCCAAGCCAATGCTCTCTAAGCAAGTGTTACAATTTGAGTACTTTTATAGACAATGCTATGGAAATCTATATATAAACTGAACATTTGAAAATTTCCCTTCCTCACTCTCTTAACACAACGCTCATAGGACTGTTGATGCTTTTTCTGGTGTTAGAATTTCATGATTTGTTTTTTGGCAACTGATTGTGCATATGCTATGATGCAGTTTTGTGTCTGTTAAATTGTTTCTCTCTCAAATAATTTTTTAGACAACCGAAGAGATAAATGCGAACATTTGTGCGGACTTCTTTGTGACCTACATTCTTCTGATTTTTGTTTCAGCATCTTGCACAACGTATTCAGACAGATGCTGCCACTGCTGATCCATCTGTGCGAAGCCAGATCCAGAATGAGTCGGCACAGTTGGGAGTAGCGATGCAGCATTTGGGGTCTATGCTTTTTGAGCTTGGACGGACAATGATGACGCTTAGAATGGGACCATCTCCTGTATGCATATTTCTATAAATTTCACTATCACACAAGTGATTCACATGGTTTAAGTATTCTGAAAGCTTGTTGATTTTGCAGATTAATGCTTTTGTAAATGCTGGGCCTGCTGTTTATATAACCCCCACAGGACCAAGTCCAATCATGGTTCAGGTGATGTGTTGTGATACTTCTTGGTGTTGGTTTTGATGTGTTCTGCAACTCCAGTAACAATAACACGTTATTTCATCGCGCAGCCGTCTTTCCAGAGTGCCCCTCATTTTGGAGTTTCTAGCATACCGCCAGTTTTTGGTGTCTCTGGTCCATTTGGTATTGTTGATCCTTCTCGAGCAAATGGTGTCAATATTCATGGTGGTAAGATCTCCCACTGCAAGTACTATTTAAATTTTTTGCTTTATGGATTTTTTTAATATATAAGTGGGTTAATGGGCAAACAGGTGACCTTCTTATGGTGTATTATCTAtgtttatcccccccccccccccccccccccccccgcattgaGAACACCAAACAGCATCTAAATTGTATCTGGTTATTAATTTGTCTGAGTTTATAGGTGTTAGGTGCATCATAAATGGTGTCCTCATATGAGGAAGTAGATATGTTTCTAAACCTTGTGATTGACAGATACGCGGACATACAACAAATGTTTTTTTTAAAATTATATTGGCTTCCAAATGTCATTTGTGTTCTTGACACTTGATGCACTCGGTGGGGAGCACATGCAGCATGGGGATCACATTGAGATACTGTGTTCTGTGTCTGCTGTTCTGTGTTGTGTCTCTTGGATGACAATTAGATAGTATAAGATGAAATGTGAGCTTTAATTTTTAAGTTGCAATGAGTGCTTGTCACATTTTGATATCCCCTGAGCTTCCCCTGACTCTTCTTTTGTCCTGTATACTAGGTGCTTCTGCAACAAGTGGTCCATCTGTTGGTTCAACCACTGCTTCTGCAACCACTGCCAATGGGGAAAGCCAAAATGCAGAAAGAACTCAAGGAGGCAACCCGTCGGCTACACGTGGATTGCCACCACACACAGTTGTTGCAGCTATTCCGGCCTTTCCAGGGAGGTCCTCAGTTGGTGTTATCCTTCCTGTTCAAATGAGAAGCCAAGTGGCAGTACCTAACCAGTCAACTGGTCCTCAAGGTTCTCAGACTGCAGCGGGCAATGGATCTCAACCAAATCCGGCATATGTTATTCCACAAGCTTCTTCAGGCAGTGCTATTTCTTCTATGATAGCACAGATATCTGCACAGGTAGCCAATGCATTGGCCGCAAATCCACAAGCATTGGCTTCACTTACATCATCTGTGCTGAACCCAGCAGCCCAGGGGCCTCACCCCCCAACCACAAACAATGGAGCTGGCACCGTGAGCTCTGTTACATCAGGAAATACACAAGTACAAAATGAGCTGCCGGGTTCTCATCATGGACAAACTTCTCTGAACGTGCAATCTCATGCAACTGGCGCAGGTACTTCTTTTTGAAGTAATCTGAATTCTTTTCCCTCTaggcaaaattgtaccaaatcgtTCACCATTCCTGTTTCTGTTGTTATTGCTCTATTTAGGTACTGTGCCTTCAAATACATCCGATCCCAGTTTGACACCACAGGACATCAGTACTGTGAGTGTCTCGGATGTTGATAGCAGTCAACAACACTCTGGGGAGTTGGCAGCAGCCAGCTTAGGAGGACAGATGACAGGCACACACACAGGTGATGTTCCTTTGGACATGCCAGCAGAAAATTCTGAACTGAAGAGCAAGCCGTCAGATGGAGAAACTGGAGAGTCTGCTAAACCTACTGCCAGTGGTGGGTCTGGaccacttggccttggtggtggcctgCAGCCCAAGGTAAAATACTAATAAGTTCCTGGTTCTTAGTCCTACAGTCTCACAAATTTTATTGCTCAAAAGTTTGCATTTTGTCCTAGTGCTTGTAATTTGTTGTTGTTAGCTGTAATGTCATTGATTTTCATTTGAGAGAACAATGTCATTGATTATGTTAACTACACTTGCAGAGACGTAGCAGAGTAACAAAGCCATCTGGGACTAGCAGTGATTCTGGGGAAGCTGTTAACACCACTTCTGTCCCTAGAAGCCAGGAAGCTGTTCTGAGGGGACAGCAGGCTCTGCAAGCTCTTGTTTCAAGAGGTGCTAATGCGAGCAGCGGCAGTGTTACGGCTTCTCAAGCTCCATCTTCAACTCCTCGATCTGCTGCTAGAATGCCTCTTAGAAGACCGGGTGGTGAAGGGCAAGTTGACCTCGGCAGTATGCTGTCAAGTGTTCTCAACAACCCGATGTTTGGCAATCTGATGTCAAATGTAGCTGCTCAGACAGGAATGGAATCACCAGCTGATGTGAGGAACATCATGGAGGACTTGACACAGAACCGTGCAGTGATGGACACCTTGAGCAGTATGGTGCAAAATGTGGATGCGCCACAAAGGGGCCAAGGTGGTTTTGACTTGGCCAGTATGATGCAGCAGATGATGCCTGTTGTGTCACAAGTTCTTGGTGGAGCTTCACCTCGTCGTGCTGGTACAGATGTGCAGCCGCGACAGAATGACAGAGAAGTAAGCGACGCTGCAGGTGGGAGAAGCTCTCAGGTACGCCATCCTGTTTAACAAAAGACTAAAGTTGGTAGGTCATTTTGTATTTACCTGAATATGCCATGTTTGGACACCAGCCATCAGTTCGGAGAGTTGAAAAATGTTTGTTGGAACAAGAAAATTTTATGTTGCCTGAATGTGTGAAACCCATTTTCTGATCAGCGTGAAATACTGGAATCCTTGATCTTGTACATACAACATCGCTCATGTTTGTTGTTTCTTGGACAGATGGATCTTCAAGAAGCATGTCAACGCATCGAGCAACATGATGCCCCTGAGGAAATCTTTGGTGCTGTCCTTGAGACTGCTGCTCAGGCTTATGGCGACGACGAGAGCATCGAGGTCATGCTTGAAGAGCTTGCCAATGACCCGGAGCTTGCTGATGTATGTCCCCTACAACCTCTAGTTTTTCGAACAAGTCCAATTGTAGTTTATTACAGAATGCTTTAGTGAACCATATACTATAATGCAATTGTCGGTGAATGCTAGACTTGAGATTATATTGTACGCATAATATGTAGTCCGTTTTGCACACGAGTTTGTTACGAGGGGGATTCTTCCCCCTGTGTGGTTCCACCATTTGTTGGTAACAAAAGCTGCTGATTTTGTCAGGAGTACATGAAGCTTCTGCTGGAGCAAGTCGGCGAGAGGGTGGAGTCCGAATCCGAGGCCAAGCAGTCGTGAAGCGTGGCGTGATAGTCGGTCGGTCGGTGGGTGGGTGGTACATTTCAGGCAGCGTGGTTGACAATGTGGTGAAAACATACAAAACTCAAGACTTGTGGATGTAATTGTGTCTCTCTGTCTGTGGATGTAGTTGTCTGTTGTTACCGAATTTTGCTAGTGACATGCACATAGCTAGCTTTGGGGAACCGTATTCCTGGATCAGTCTGTCTGTGGTACCGAAGACATTTAATTGCTCGGCATTGTGATTTATGATGAACTCAGATTCCACCTGTTATGCTTCTGATTATATGTGAAAATTCATTAGTAGGATGATGCATGTTTGAGCCCTGTCAAGTGTTTGATGCCGGTAGGTGCGGCCCCACTCTACTCTTGTCCACTACATTAGACATGATCTTGAGCCTCTGGAGCTTGGGTTGGGAGACACAGCGGTCTCAAAGGGCCGGTACAAAGCGTTGTTCAATTGGAGCTTAAATCTTTTTAAAACCGAGAACGCTCCTCAACCATAGATGGTTCATTTCTACAATTGATCTTCAGATTTTCAGGTCGAGGTTAGTGAGGCCAGGAACGTGTGTTTCTTTTACAATTTTAGCGATTGAATAAGTTGcttcctttgccctgctatgtAATTTGTGCTGTTCATCTTCTCACACCTCTCAGCTCAGTTCTGTTGCAGCTTAGTACTAGTGTGTTCTTCCCGCAATCACCATCCCGAACGTCTTTTGATAGTTTGATCAATTAATAATTGAACATAACATATATTTTTATTTGGTGCAAAAAAATGTATAGGACATTTTTAACATTACAGGTCAGCCAATTCCTCAAGAAAAAAAAACTCGGCCATGCACTTCGAATCTGTTAAATTAAAAGTACATGTGACAAAAGAACAACAAAGTATAGTTTTCCGTTGCCGATTCTCCGATACTCGGCGGGTTGTGGCATCATGGATATTTAGGACAAAACCTAGATAATCCAACAAATAGCGCCAGAACTATAAACCTGTGATGTCAAGTATCTCTAAATTTTCTTATAGTATTTCCTAAATTACATATAAAATTGTTGGTGAATGCTAGACTTGAGATGATATTATACACGTAATATGTAGTCTGCTGGGTACATGGGTTTGTTATGTTTTTGTTATGTGGGTGATTATGCATGGTTATTTATTTGGAACATGTTTCTTTCCCCTTTGTCGTTCCACTATTAGTTGGTAACAAAAACTGCTGATTTTGTCAGGAGTACATGAAGCTTCTGCTGGAGCAAGTCAGCGAGAGGGTGGAGTCCGAATCCGAGGCCAAGCAGTGGTGAATCTTGGCCCAGGAGTCGGTCGGTCAAGCGGGCGGTACATTTCAGGCGGCGTGGTTGACAATGTGGTGAAAACATACAGAACTCATGACTTGTGGATGTAATTGTCTCTCTGTCTGTGGATGTAGTTGTTGTCTGTTGTTACCGAATTTTGCTAGTGACATGCACATAGCTAGCTTTGGGGAACCATAGTCCTGGATCAGTCAGTCTGTCTGTGGTACCGACGACATTTAATTGTTGGTCATTGTGATTTAAGTTGAACTCGGATTTTCCGATGTTGAGTGTCGTCTTCTATTAGCCACCTGTTGTGGTTCTGATTATATGTTAAAATCCATTAGTAGGATAATCACTCAGGTTCGGTTGGTGTATCAAATAGGAGCACACGGAGTGTCACAAAtatctctccttccttcctccacttGCTCCTCCCTCCTATAGCTTGCCTCAGAGGTTGCAACCATGGATTTTGGCGACGACCAAATTCGATTCACTCATGTTGAAAGCACTCCTGGAGGAGGATTGTGTGCTTGTCTTCCCGGATCCGTGGCACCTCAGAAACCCGATTTCTACCGACAATTCTTCAAACTCCTCGAGGAAGATTGTGTACTTGTCTTCCCGGATCTGTGGCCTCAAAAACCCGATTCCTCGATCGTCTGTCTGTGGTACCAACAAGATTTAATTGTTCGGCATTGCGACTTACTCTGAACTCAGATTCCACCTGTTATGCTTCTGATTATATGTGAAAATCCATTAGGTAAACATGGAAGTCGCTCACCATAGGACCAAgatctcttccttccttcctccacttGCTCCTACCTCCTATAGCTTGCCCCTCAGAGGTTGCAACCATGGATTTTGGCGATGACCAGACTCACGCACGTCGAAAGCACTCCTTGAGTAAGATTGTGTGCTCGTCTTCTCGGATCCGTGGCACCTCAGAAACCCGATTTCTACCGGCAATTCTTCAAGCCCTGTCAAGTGTTCGATGCTGGTAGGTGCGCCCCACTCTGCTCTGGTCCATTAGCATTAGGCATTATCTTGAGCCTCTGGAGCTTGGGTTGGGTGACACTCCGGTCTCAAGGGCAGGCAC
This window contains:
- the LOC123131612 gene encoding ubiquitin-like domain-containing protein CIP73 isoform X1, whose amino-acid sequence is MADDGASGAGSSTARDGADGPESATIEINIKTLESQVHKLRVDKNETVLNLKEKIVDVAMIPVEQQRLIFRGRVLKDDHLLSEYHLEDGYTLHLVARRTAEGQHSSETPEANPNANVNNAGNGAILGDYMSRETIDVMVSEGVINDIPATVRDILGNFLGMPGGVANATFSVPLNQPPPDGANNGRAQPGQAPPGFSILNHQIHVSQLPPSGAIPRNMVIPDSMTTLLEYINRMDQVLQNNGVPPSMDSNAQEPPTPATDDAYLNQSFPSPEVLASVVERAQQLLGGSASSALSHLAQRIQTDAATADPSVRSQIQNESAQLGVAMQHLGSMLFELGRTMMTLRMGPSPINAFVNAGPAVYITPTGPSPIMVQPSFQSAPHFGVSSIPPVFGVSGPFGIVDPSRANGVNIHGGASATSGPSVGSTTASATTANGESQNAERTQGGNPSATRGLPPHTVVAAIPAFPGRSSVGVILPVQMRSQVAVPNQSTGPQGSQTAAGNGSQPNPAYVIPQASSGSAISSMIAQISAQVANALAANPQALASLTSSVLNPAAQGPHPPTTNNGAGTVSSVTSGNTQVQNELPGSHHGQTSLNVQSHATGAGTVPSNTSDPSLTPQDISTVSVSDVDSSQQHSGELAAASLGGQMTGTHTGDVPLDMPAENSELKSKPSDGETGESAKPTASGGSGPLGLGGGLQPKRRSRVTKPSGTSSDSGEAVNTTSVPRSQEAVLRGQQALQALVSRGANASSGSVTASQAPSSTPRSAARMPLRRPGGEGQVDLGSMLSSVLNNPMFGNLMSNVAAQTGMESPADVRNIMEDLTQNRAVMDTLSSMVQNVDAPQRGQGGFDLASMMQQMMPVVSQVLGGASPRRAGTDVQPRQNDREVSDAAGGRSSQMDLQEACQRIEQHDAPEEIFGAVLETAAQAYGDDESIEVMLEELANDPELADEYMKLLLEQVGERVESESEAKQS
- the LOC123131612 gene encoding ubiquitin-like domain-containing protein CIP73 isoform X2; amino-acid sequence: MADDGASGAGSSTARDGADGPESATIEINIKTLESQVHKLRVDKNETVLNLKEKIVDVAMIPVEQQRLIFRGRVLKDDHLLSEYHLEDGYTLHLVARRTAEGQHSSETPEANPNANVNNAGNGAILGDYMSRTVRDILGNFLGMPGGVANATFSVPLNQPPPDGANNGRAQPGQAPPGFSILNHQIHVSQLPPSGAIPRNMVIPDSMTTLLEYINRMDQVLQNNGVPPSMDSNAQEPPTPATDDAYLNQSFPSPEVLASVVERAQQLLGGSASSALSHLAQRIQTDAATADPSVRSQIQNESAQLGVAMQHLGSMLFELGRTMMTLRMGPSPINAFVNAGPAVYITPTGPSPIMVQPSFQSAPHFGVSSIPPVFGVSGPFGIVDPSRANGVNIHGGASATSGPSVGSTTASATTANGESQNAERTQGGNPSATRGLPPHTVVAAIPAFPGRSSVGVILPVQMRSQVAVPNQSTGPQGSQTAAGNGSQPNPAYVIPQASSGSAISSMIAQISAQVANALAANPQALASLTSSVLNPAAQGPHPPTTNNGAGTVSSVTSGNTQVQNELPGSHHGQTSLNVQSHATGAGTVPSNTSDPSLTPQDISTVSVSDVDSSQQHSGELAAASLGGQMTGTHTGDVPLDMPAENSELKSKPSDGETGESAKPTASGGSGPLGLGGGLQPKRRSRVTKPSGTSSDSGEAVNTTSVPRSQEAVLRGQQALQALVSRGANASSGSVTASQAPSSTPRSAARMPLRRPGGEGQVDLGSMLSSVLNNPMFGNLMSNVAAQTGMESPADVRNIMEDLTQNRAVMDTLSSMVQNVDAPQRGQGGFDLASMMQQMMPVVSQVLGGASPRRAGTDVQPRQNDREVSDAAGGRSSQMDLQEACQRIEQHDAPEEIFGAVLETAAQAYGDDESIEVMLEELANDPELADEYMKLLLEQVGERVESESEAKQS